CGCAGGATGTTGAGTGTTTCAAGCAGAGCTGAAACATCAGGGTTGATCTGGCTCTGCTGTGTTCATGCTACTGTTCCCAGAGCTGTTGAGTCAGCTAGTAGCACAGGGCATAAAAATTCCTTTAGGCCAATAGCCAGTAAGAAATATATGGGCGCCAGTTTGGGGAGTCAGCCTTTCTACATTTTATACATGACTCACTCAGCAAAACACCCTCTGCTGCACACATGCCACACATTTGCACTCTACAGCCAGGCCTAGATACAATTTGCAGATGTTTTCTGCATCTACATtgcaatgaaaaatatattaacttataTTAATAGTTAGGTATTTTTATGGTGATGGCATTGTACCTTTTTCTAGTTCTATACAAGTAATCTAATATAATCACATTGTTACTCACATGgcgcagctgattggttcttttCACAtcaccagccaatgagattaatgctcaacattcaaatacttgGCTAGTGCTTGTTGTAGCAGTTGCAGtgtgcttcagaaaccctccacctccccagttCCACCTTTATAGATCTGCTACATGTATCTTATATATGGGGGTTAtttcatatatgttatatgtgtaGTAGCAGTGTTTCTTACATCTGTGGATGTATTTGGAGTAGCAAGCCTCGGTACTTGCTCTGCCGCAGCAGCGTAacagatctattccaccaagaccaaacacattaacattgccATGTATATTACCATGCTAAACTCTCTGAGAGTTGTCGTGACAGAAATACTATAATAGAAAATGGATTATACTAATATTAAACTAATATTGCaacctttttagtttttttaaagtacaatCCTAATAAAAGATTCCATTTCTGTTTTCTAGGAGAATCCATTCAGGAATCGGATTGTGGAATCGTTCTCTGAAGACGGCCAGGGGAACCTCAGCTTCAACGATTTTGTAGACATGTTTTCAGTTCTCAGCGAAATGGCTCCTAGAGAACTGAAAGCCATTTACGCTTTTAAAATATACGGTaaaagtcatattttattacctcaTGTACAGTccacaagaacaaaaaaataaaatgttttacaatgtGATTGTTGCAATGCACAGTTTTAGAGGttgtaataaacatttatattgcaACTTTCATAACGGTGCAGCAACTTTATAACTTAAAGACCTTTTGTGGTTAATTCTCATCTTCTTATTTTGTTCTTAGACTTCAATGTGGATAATTACATCTGCAAGGAGGACTTAGAAAAGACTCTAAACAAGTTAACAAAGGAGGAGCTAACACCAGAGGAGGTTAATCTGGTGTGCGAGAAGGCCATTGAAGAGGCAGACCTGGATGGAGACAACAAGCTCTCCTTTGCCGACTTTGAGAACATGATCTCCAGGGCTCCTGACTTTTTAAGGTAAGAACAATGGATGGAATAAAGTGACTTATTTTCACAAATGTATTCTAATTAGAGTTCAGTTTTGCTGTTATTacttattacaaattataataaagttaGGATTTTGGTAGTTCAGTCTATTTCAGGtggtggagaatgcgggcaCAATTCTCATTGTATAATTTCATGCATTACTAACATAGATACAATTGAATAAAATTGTCAGATCTAactcaaaaatgataatttaatatTCTCTAGAATTCTGTAGTgctagcttagcaacatgccaTCATCAAACCTGTTGAAATCTATTGAGTCTACACTATTTGTATCCTGTACACTGGTGTACAAATTACTGTATAAATTTGCTACCTATGTAGAATTTCCCAAATCAGTTGCTTATTAGCTTCTTTTTTAATAGCATGCTGCCTTAGAAAGCTGCTGCTTATGTACTAGTAACTATTTTGTACTTCACTGTAATGATACTTATGATTTATTGGAAGTTAATGTGCTCATATCGGACATAATGGATAAGTCCAGTAAAGCCAGTTATGCTAGTTGCTAATGTTCTGGTTAGCTCTTTAATCTGGAGGCTTCTGATAGAATTTGGCTGCAGTGTgcttaaatatactttatggGGCAAGAGTTCTTCTGCTTGGCTTTTACAGGCCTTTTTGGACTCACTGTGCCTCAATGACCACATGATTGAGAGTGACAGGACGGTTTTGTACTGTCATTTAGAGACCTGGATGCCAAACAAATCTAGAATTGCTTCCAGCAGCTGTCAGTCAAAGAGAGAATTACTTTCTTGAACAGTCAAAGAAAGATAACGTCAAAGGAATTTATGCCCTTAGCATTCTGCTGACTGActacttttttgttaaaggtaaAGTGTGATATTTCTGCACTAACAAATTACAAAatcaacaaataaacaacagtgTTTTGTGTGACTCAGCATTTTAACACTTTAGCGGGAACATGTACCCCTAAATCATATCtcatagacacatttattatAGGGTTTGAGGATAAAGAGTGCTACAAGAGACACttttaatcttatttcaatttgttttaaaggtatagttcagtcaaaaataaaaattctgtcattatgtactcatccttatgttgttctgaacccgtaagaccttcgttcatcttcggaagatgagttaagatatttttgatgaaatccaagagcttccTGACCCTGTATAGTAGGGGTGTaatggtacacagatgtcacagttcggtacgtacctcggttcggGGGGTCACGGTTCAATACAATTtaggtacaacagaaaaaaaaaaatctactgtgCTAGATTTTCTGGATTGaaggtgaattgcctgtattcattGTAAGGCCTCAcgcaccgaaccgagatgcccgtaccgtgacggttcAGTACAAATACATGTAACATTACCCCCCCTACTGTATAGACAccaacaaaattttaaaaaacctaaaaaacatATAGAAACCAATAGGCACAATTCAGTCTTTGTAAATTCCTCCAGGGTTCGTACAAGATGCTCAAAGTGAATTTGACTTtctgaaatttaaggcctggaaaacccttgaaaatagcaattttccagaagaggtacttgaaataTGCTTGAATTGTTGAAAGAcaatatatttatgaaataagtgtttaattttgtcaacaagcacatatcttttcacacaaaattcacgcaattcaaaaaacatcataccttttttgcttatttcagttaatgtcagaaaacaatcaagctaagcaagtagtagtactgacattGTCGTGTAAACATAACTGAAGAtgtgaaaagaggaacagatgaaccaagtcaattgagtcatttacgctggaaccactctgatttatttaaatttgtgacttcgattcactagcaaaaaccagataaaagagccattcattgtCGAATttcaatgattttaaaaagcatttagtGATTGGTGAAACTGAGTTtttcgaaactctgaatcagttaaaacCATTgcgtcacaaaatgattcactatttCGAAGCGCTCAAATTGGGttgtgtatcgcaaatcatttgattgaagttcacttccagactgaaaatttacagataatttacccacccccttgtcatccaaggtgttcatgtctttctagcACTTACAGGCACTATAGAAAttcactgtatggagaaaaatcctgaaatgttttttcttaaaaaaacataatttctttacgactgaagaaagaaatacatgaatatcttggatgactagggggtgagtgaattatctgtaaatgtttgttctggaagtgaactcctttaaTGCAGTACTGttataaaatcaaaaagaaaagagaaaagacagTATACACAAATGCAAATCCCTTAAGCAAATGAACAgccctggaatttcattttacactaTCTGTATGAACCCTGTTTCTCCCTCgctgttttaaacattcattcaaatgaCAGTAAAGTGTGACATGTGGTTAAAACTGTCCTTTCACGAGAATGACACAGCGCTTCCCACAAGTGACGCATACACAGGTGGTTAATGTCTATTGTTGAAGATCTATGACAAAGGTTTGGAAGTCAATTCTTTCTGCTATTTGATCTGGTGGAATTCCAAATTCATTTCAGAATCAATTTAATTATCAAAATGCCATCAGAAGCCATCTGCTCCTCATCCCGGTTCTTCTcgaatactttttaatatcgcAAAGCTCAATTTTCATCAGTTACCAGTGAGACAGCAAAAATCGACTTGTGTGGTGGTTAAGACTATAAAACGCAAATCCTAAAATATATATCCTGGGTTTGTCACTTTTTTGGACAATGATGCTATCGCTTTAGGGACATGAAAGGACATAATTCGATTTTGACCGGCCCTTAGTTTTTATCTCTAATCTAATATGCTCTCTTTGTCATCTTTCTGTACTGCAGCACCTTCCATATACGAATCTAATATGGCTTCAGCGGAAGACGCCAATGGTGATGTTCCTTGAACAGACAAGTCCACAATGGAGGATAATTGTCTACTGTTGTTTTCCTTTCACTTTCGGAAGCACACTTGACAGGATTACTGACAAATGCATGGCTGTTTCTTCACCATTGGAAAGTTTGGATCAGAAATCCCTAGTGTTTTCAGAGAAAGGAAATGGAAAATTTGAGGCCTTTGTGGGTTTGACCCACACAGCTCGTCCTGGAGTAAAACTGGCGTGGATGTAAACCACTTTTATGGGCTTCTACCAATGTCCGTGGCACATTGGACACAAATTTAACTCACTCTCCCACTTCTAAGACTCTTATTtgggatcaaataaatcatGGGACATTCCATTCAGGAAGGGACAAACGAACTGGacaagagagtgagagagagggcTACAAGCACATTATTGGCATCAGCGCCACCGAGACAGTGTTTTCTACAGCTATGCAATCTTTCTCCATAAAATGCATGAATTAGATTACGTTCCCCACCTTTTCCCGTTCCCTAATGTCCCTACAGCTTTGCCATTTCACAATCTAATTGCTTATAGAACTGGAGCATGATGACAATCATATCTAAATGTTCTCCAGTTGAATGAAGGGCTCTATCATCATATATTCTCTAATTGTCTTCTCTGTCGTTCGCTCTCCATGTATTTGTTCCGCCCGCAGATCCCTCTGTCCCTTCTGTCCTAACTTGAGGTGTTAGCGTCAAACTGTCTCTTACCTTTTTTCAGTATTTGATGTGATAGAGGGCATTTGActtaacttttaataaagtttttctGTTGATTGTTGACTGAGTGCATCTGTTGATGTTTACGGGTTAATGCTTGGTTTTGGTGAAATTACGAAGAATGTTCACGCCAAAATCACCACAAACAGTAGTCAATCAATATACACTTACTTATGGTGGTGGAGTTTTCTGATTACCACCCTATCCCtaattacttatattttttattataaatatttgaacTGTACATTgcatatttgaatataattttagCCAGGCCCCAGTTATGGCCCTGGTTGTTTCTTTGTCCTCTTCTTGTTCTAGTTCTAGCCTCATGCAGCTGCGAGCCAACCAGCCTTTACATTAAAGATGGGCCAACAATGATTCTTCAGCCTATCCTGTCGTATTCCACTTTAATGACTTTTTAAGCTGAATGAGATCGTTAGGAGCAACGCTGCCTCAGCACTCGTATGATTATACACAGCGCGCTTTGAGCCCAGTAAATCTCCACCCAGAGCTGTCCTTGGCCATATTAGTTCAGCTGATGATTTACTGGGTCAGACGCTTCCTGTCCTTTTAAGTGGGTCCAACATTGATTCAAGTGTGTTAGATGATGTTaggtgatgtttttttaaagatgtaaaCGTATATGTTATGCTTTGTTTTGGGGGAGTTTTTTGCCAGGGGATTGCTATGTGTTTGCCAGAATATTTTGGGAGTTTGCTATGGTATTGCTATTTGGATGCTAGGCTGTTTTGGATGATTGGTAGGTTAGAGTCCCACCTGaggtctatatatatatatatatatatatatatatatatatatatatatatatatatgtatgtatgtatatagttCATATTTCTATATCTAGAgaatacagtcatggccaaaaatttTGACACCCTTGCagttctctcagaaaattgttccagtcgcaaatgttttggtattcacatgcttattgtttttgtttgcactgcaacaacacaaaaaaacagagaagaaaagtcaaacttgataaaattttacacagaactcaaaaatgggctggacaaaattattggcaccttgtcaaaattgtaagaaataattgcttttcaagcatgtaatgctcctgtaatttgtatttagacacacctgtggcaaataacaggtgtgggcaatatagtgatcacacttgcaaccagttaaaattgagaaaagttgactcaacttttgtgttgtgtgtcacactgatcatggagaaaagaaagaagtgaaaAGAGTTGTCtatggatttgagagaaaaaaatgtggaaaaacatggataatctcaaggctacaagtccatctccagagatcttaaagttcctgtgtccactgtgcgcaatatcatcaagaggtttacagcccatggcacttaGCTAACCTTCCTGGACGTGgatggaagagcaaaattaatgaaaggttttgaggttcaaagatgttttggggttgctttgttgcttctggcactggatgccttaaCTGTGTGAAgagtatcatgaaatctgatgattaccaaagaattttggggcacaACGTAGTGCCAGTgccagaaagctgcgtctccaccaaaggtcatgggtcttccagcaggacaatgacccaaaacacacatcaAAAAGCATTTAGAAATGGTTTCAAagaaagcgctggagagttctgaaatggccagtccagatctgaatcccatagaacacctgtggagagatctcaaaactaatgaaaaattcATTGTCTTTTAGTTTAAATCTTTTTGAAAATTCTGTGTCAAATTGTGTCACTCCGGTTACTGGTTACAAGGGAACGAGCGTTGCGTTGCTGACACTATGGGTACTTGTAAATGAATCCACAGTAAAATTAAGTGAACAAAAGACAGAGTTCTTACTGACGTGCtctggaacttcattaaaaataaaattgatctACTCTTTCCTAGcgttgggatcagaaggaaagaatgttttttttccatgaacTGTATTGTATTCAGAGTGATCGTTTAGTACCTGTGTAGACATGCATGTCGTCTCTCTGGTAAACACCATGTGTGAattggtgggcggggctaaacaggcagtgatgttgATTTTCTTCTGCGGAGGCGGTGCTTAtccacactattacatcatagtGTAGAACATTCCAAAAACTGTCGTTTTGGCAGACTGCCttcaataaaagctgtttttagactaatgacaaagttttgagttctaaagcttacaggatgtttttatagtacaatgacgtGTTATGTCTAAAGGtcaagggaattttggtttctcagttcatgaccccttttaaTTGGTCACCACTGACTTGTCATCTTGATAGTCTTGACAATTGTTGTAATTGacttatctaaaataaataagcatacgCACACCATATGAGGTGCAGGTCAGAAAACACTAAAATTTAGTAGAGAAACTCACTTGCATagaatattctttattttaccAACGTTTCAGCCGAACTGTCTTCTCGATGTAATTGACTTATCTATCTCATAATTTctttgtcataatttcaactgtCATCACTGACTTATCTTGATTGTCTTGACAACtgttgtaattatgacttatcTATTTCATAATTGTTCCAGTCATAATGTCAGCTTTGTCATCATTGCCTTATCTTAATCGTcttgacatttttttgtaatcaagacttatctattatttgtttttgtcataatttcaactttttttgttataattatgactttatctcataattgttttgtcataatttcaagttttttatttcagaatttcaaCTTTGTCATCGACTTGTCATCTTGATCATCTTGacatttgtcataattatgacttatctATCTCATAGTTGTTCTGACATAAATTCAGCCTTTTGTCATGtctgtatctcataatttcaactttgtcATCAGTGACTTGTCCTCTTTATTGTCTTGACATTTGTCATAAATATGACTTATCTATCTTATAATTGGTTATGtaataattacaactttttgtcatgattatgactgtttatctcataatttcaccTTTGTCATCAGTGACTTGCCATCTTCACCATCTTGACatttgtcaaaattatgacttatctatttcataattgtttttgtcataatttcagcttttttgtcaTGATCATGATTTGTCAGTTCATAATTTTTAACTTTGTCATCACTGACTTGTCACCTTGCTCGTCTTGACATttctcgtaattatgactttttatctcataatttcaactttgtcATCATagactttatctcataattatgactagTCAGTTTACTATGACTTCACTGTCAtcactgactttttatctcataatttcaactctGTCATCTTGACATTTgtcgtaattatgacttatctcataattgttttTGTCCTAATTTTAACTTTTCTGTCATGAATATGTGTCATGAAttgtttttctcataattttaactttgttGTAATTGATTTGTTgtctttatctcataattatgactttatctcagaattgttttaataaaaatatctcaTAATGTAAGTCTAGTGAATTAAACCCATTTTATCATCTGCTGGGGGAAATCACTGCTTATGTtatagatcttttttttttaatcgaaaaACTGCGTATTTCAGAGGTAATTTATGTCTGTAGCACAAAGTTTAATATGAGCACCATATAGCAACAAAattatcttaaagggataatcaacttaataataaacttaaaatcaTTTACCCACCcttatgtttttccaaacctgtatgacattctcccttttgtggaacacaaaagaagattgtttgaaaaatgtctgtgctttgtttttttgtttgtttgtttgtttgttttttgtccatacaatcgAAGTCAAAGGGGTCagtgtgaataaatgatgacagaatttttattttgaaatatcctggccctttaaatgctaaaaaaaaaaaaaaaaaagcatccatTATCTGAATTGGTTTGATATACACATACTGGAAACAGCTAAAatggactttaaaataaatacaaatgcactTAGACCTTTGTTAATGGTCAAAAGATCCCATTTGCAGGGCTTACGTAACCCATGAAAATGCTTCTCAGACATAAAACAAGACATGCCTGGATGAATTGGTGAGGGACCGTTTTGGCGATATCACAGCGGTGTGCAGTCATTAGGGATAACGCCGCCTGCGCTAATATGCAGTTAATTCCTCATCCCTTTACCTCCAACTCCCTTTATGAGGACTGTATTAAAAACTCCAGTGGGATGTAAGTGCTGATGATGCGCCTCCGTTAATTACGCCTCTCACCCTGAGCATCTGCTGATTTAGATGTGCTTCTGTTCCAGTCAGATACAGCCACTCAGGCTGCTGACAGTAATATAGGCATTAGAGCATTGATTCTTTCGGACGCGGGGCATAAAATG
The sequence above is drawn from the Labeo rohita strain BAU-BD-2019 chromosome 25, IGBB_LRoh.1.0, whole genome shotgun sequence genome and encodes:
- the cib2 gene encoding calcium and integrin-binding family member 2 isoform X1 — translated: MGNKQTIFTDEQLDAYQDCTFFTRKEILRLHGRYHELAPHLVPMDYTNDPDVKIPLALIVNMPELKENPFRNRIVESFSEDGQGNLSFNDFVDMFSVLSEMAPRELKAIYAFKIYDFNVDNYICKEDLEKTLNKLTKEELTPEEVNLVCEKAIEEADLDGDNKLSFADFENMISRAPDFLSTFHIRI
- the cib2 gene encoding calcium and integrin-binding family member 2 isoform X2 → MDYTNDPDVKIPLALIVNMPELKENPFRNRIVESFSEDGQGNLSFNDFVDMFSVLSEMAPRELKAIYAFKIYDFNVDNYICKEDLEKTLNKLTKEELTPEEVNLVCEKAIEEADLDGDNKLSFADFENMISRAPDFLSTFHIRI